A window from Hemibagrus wyckioides isolate EC202008001 linkage group LG17, SWU_Hwy_1.0, whole genome shotgun sequence encodes these proteins:
- the numa1 gene encoding nuclear mitotic apparatus protein 1 isoform X1, which translates to MALHPAKEEALLVWINGLQLDEPLQRITHLQDGILLLKLVYKLKGEEPSQTPVHLPQAERLSIVSDFLHNVCHVEECVILTLAKGRMLEMELIKVVLLLCYYGLVNNSLVPKVDYETELQMATMLRYVEQGTSGLSLRAGLDKLLSTSSLIQTSSVSSMSSISEDGSPIFPRARPLLVNFVELDTVASSSFVSSPLQELMSTPQVQVKQLRKELAREGDVRDELERELSERITLLSEKEGQISQLQHRLQRLQRDQEEMDKEHKATMTELQQKNEGLLTRVHEVLKQCRDLKTDNSQKERRIDELMEENGSLAAQVRNAFSQLARAEEEVAKLTEAHKSSQMEWGNRRDLLQRELSQAITDRECLSEQIQILQGKISVLEDELAKLSQQPQEKGEVLGPIVEREKLKQELTDLTLKLSQLEETISLLEKEKMSVETLLVEERRSFEKETLRLEGRISDLQQSINNIQAEKDAQEQASRTTQEALTSQIAALETDLAHLQRLEVQLTEEIATSAELRQQRGMLEAKVTSLEDMVNMLQSKCQNMEAENATQQEVLNAVRADLQNAQISLVEYEKKLADHQKVVEENTSLRARISALDDTIANLQTEIDAERKRGDELFIANEQQKAMMEEKFQKQEQKAHEMFAELETLSQELRKMKHQKLEAESCIERLTQEGVDLKASLVEERDRGQSQLALVNKAKEEREIELQQIITDNQSKISDLQCKIEGTVESLKQSESDLSVLKEKIISKDGELCTQQQELDHLKNKADNLQRQLLEVEGLSQQLSQDVAFKDREVQHFKVELEHREGEIQSLKVSLQSLEEKSSEMRDLHQKEVEKQRLAIAELKLQLAEAEKLISEKVKSLEDLAQQLKDLKEELSIERQRAATLEVSFKTSKEAHEVQEQTLRLEVTQLQQEIDGHLKKLEESFNEINSLKEEMSRQQDVALQKEREVSVLAAQNKSLEEDFAQLQNKLAEATTLATERQIELLRLQEEVQHQENLRAKAQELEETQRKELQREVTELQARVQELASLASEREIQLGSLCEKMKEQEDYNQKLLQKSEEALQKELENVVDLKGQLESAKNQTAAKNELLESTEEKLKQMELRYQQKDTLASEACQAKEALERTVNELSCKQKQDVDRYQQDLETLKKEKEHLCLMNESLQSKCQALQAESKEQQETLNAFKADLQSTQDGFERSLEALKKEKEHLQDKCQSLQTENKGQQEALNTLKADLQKTQEEYQKDLDIMKKENEHLSSVKQSLQIDCQNLQAENNNQHKAMDTLKADLQNTQNGFQQEVQTLKKEQEHLSTVNQSLQTECQTLQAENQKQQEILNALKVDLQNAQEGYQQELGTLKKEKDHLTSVNQSLEAECQDLQTENKIKLEELNVLKADLQNTQKEYQQEIESVKNEKEHLSSVTQSLQNECQTLQAEKTRQEEELNALKVDLQENKDKYEKDLEILTNEKDQFSSVNQSLQTECQALKLDNKEQQETLNALKVDLQNVQDRYSQELETLKKEQEHLCSVNQTLQSECENLQVEKTRQQQELNALKADLQESKYKYENKLETLRNEKEQLALVNQNLQSECQNLQAVKTGQGQELNALKADLQEGKNKYEKDLETLRNEKEQLAVVNQNLHAEKTGQQEKLNTLRTELQESQDKFQKDLETLKNEKIHLASVNQTLLEDLEAAQKVGAELVSVKEVAQQREIELENQVKELQVKIKEFSSLTDEKEIEIQNLHLEVKQQEASRLSAEESEKALRAELEAKVAHLQVQVEEACKLASGRESELSLLQDQYQESEKQKQDVCQANKVLEDTVSELRLKQKQEIEEYLQQLEALAKEKDVLTTTLQAERKAQQEALDDLHSGLQQEVKTLTKEKEHLSSVYQSLQRECDASQRLGAELEAKLKGRTESFRALKESLQKKEKQNQELQEQLKVKTETVEHYKVQVEKAKTHYNGKKQQLLEEQEARQSLQSALESSESEAKALKAELKLVSMELENIKASEKSLMVQIKSLETQLNYADRQLREQRKQGGQSVQVKHRVIPSENHRNPQSGSSDSLDLDLDDSLNADGSKQSVPGESSTPLVRSSERLAAKRRAQGEGSLETLYFTPMMPRVKKREGASQDHKLESSITSLGELTLDSARKLSASARRRRTTQVINITMTKKTPLSGAADADESFFSLHSAQSQPNLASHKSRPVSAEIFEDPSKLLSLPGYRRSNAHVSVPPRATSAFCVGSEYEPDHLSDDWMRIAELQSRNKYCLPHLKSSYPLEARASLGFSHLPVTDEDVRTGDPNETIRRASMIPSQLKDSVGTHRLSLAPPAPPTQSHAPSQRAPQVSKAREVRSTRSPLAAKRPAGQIQDSDTPEAKKLVSCFPRTPKGRNLRSANSQNIAPSPADRRQSMAFVIDNTPKKAGRGDSRLQRGINKLRKSPRTASTKSPKIPSSAKKLMKFRMKM; encoded by the exons ATGGCACTGCATCCAGCCAAGGAAGAGGCGCTTCTGGTGTGG aTCAACGGCCTGCAGCTGGATGAACCGTTGCAGCGAATCACACACCTGCAGGACGGAATCCTGCTGCTCAAACTCGTCTATAAACT GAAAGGGGAGGAGCCCAGTCAGACTCCTGTGCATTTGCCTCAAGCAGAAAGGCTGTCAATCGTCTCTGACTTCCTCCACA ATGTGTGTCATGTGGAAGAGTGTGTCATTCTCACGCTGGCCAAGGGAAGGATGCTGGAGATGGAGCTCATCAAG gTTGTGCTGCTCCTGTGCTACTACGGACTCGTTAACAACAGTCTCGTGCCCAAAGTGGACTATGAAACTGAG ctgCAGATGGCGACCATGTTGCGTTATGTTGAGCAAGGAACCAGCGGTCTGTCTCTGCGCGCAGGCCTGGACAAACTTCTCTCCACAAGCT CGCTGATCCAGACCTCTTCTGTGAGCAGTATGTCCTCTATCAGCGAGGACGGCTCACCCATTTTTCCCCGGGCACGCCCTCTGCTCGTCAACTTTGTGGAGCTGGACACAGTGGCCTCCAGCTCATTTGTCAG ctCTCCTCTCCAGGAGTTGATGAGCACACCTCAGGTGCAGGTGAAGCAGTTGCGTAAAGAGTTGGCGCGCGAAGGAGACGTGCGAGACGAGCTAGAACGAGAGCTGTCTGAGCGCATCACTCTCCTCTCAGAGAAAG AGGGGCAGATCAGTCAGCTTCAGCACAGGCTACAGCGCTTGCAGAGGGATCAGGAGGAGATGGACAAGGAGCACAAAGCTACAATGACTGAGCTGCAGCAGAAGAATGAAGG ACTCCTGACACGGGTACACGAGGTCTTGAAGCAGTGTCGAGACCTTAAAACAGACAACAGCCAGAAAGAGAGACGGATTGACGAGCTGATGGAGGAGAACGGCTCTCTTGCCGCACAG GTGAGGAACGCCTTCTCCCAGCTTGCAAGGGCAGAGGAGGAAGTCGCTAAACTAACAGAAGCCCACAAGTCCTCCCAGATGGAGTGGGGGAACAGGAGGGACTTGCTGCAGAGAGAGCTAAGCCAGGCCATCACCGACAGG GAATGTCTTTCTGAGCAAATTCAGATTTTACAAGGAAAGATCTCTGTTTTGGAGGATGAACTCGCCAAACTCTCCCAGCAACCCCAAGAGAAAGGTGAAGTCCTGGGACCGATTGTAGAA CGGGAGAAACTGAAGCAGGAACTCACAGACTTGACTCTAAAGCTTTCCCAACTCGAAGAAACCATTTCCCTTCTTGAGAAGGAGAAAATGTCAGTCGAAACACTTTTAGTGGAAGAGAGACGCTCTTTTGAAAAGGAAACCCTGCGCTTGGAGGGACGCATTTCAGATCTTCAGCAGtcaataaacaatatacaagCAGAGAAGGATGCTCAGGAACAAGCCTCAAGGACCACACAAGAAGCTCTCACCTCCCAGATAGCAGCTTTGGAAACTGATCTGGCTCATCTTCAACGGCTAGAAGTTCAACTAACGGAAGAGATTGCTACATCTGCCGAACTGCGCCAGCAACGTGGAATGCTGGAGGCTAAGGTCACCTCCTTGGAGGATATGGTTAATATGCTGCAATCCAAGTGCCAAAATATGGAGGCAGAAAATGCAACACAGCAGGAAGTTCTTAATGCTGTCAGGGCTGATTTGCAAAATGCCCAAATTTCGCTTGTGGAATACGAAAAAAAATTGGCAGACCATCAAAAAGTGGTAGAGGAGAACACCTCTCTCCGAGCCAGAATCTCTGCTTTGGATGATACCATTGCAAATCTACAAACTGAGATCgatgcagagagaaaaagaggtgATGAACTTTTTATAGCAAATGAGCAGCAGAAAGCTATGATGGAGGAAAAGTTTCAAAAACAGGAGCAAAAAGCTCATGAGATGTTTGCTGAGCTAGAGACTCTGAGCCAAGAACTTCGCAAAATGAAGCATCAGAAACTTGAAGCCGAATCCTGTATTGAGAGGTTAACCCAAGAAGGAGTAGACCTTAAAGCAAGTTTAGTAGAGGAGCGGGATCGAGGCCAGTCACAACTGGCTCTAGTAAACAAGGCCAAAGAGGAGAGGGAGATAGAACTGCAGCAAATTATTACAGATAATCAAAGCAAaatatcagacttgcagtgTAAGATTGAGGGAACTGTTGAGTCGTTGAAGCAAAGTGAATCTGATCTGTCAGTGCTGAAAGAAAAAATCATTTCTAAAGATGGAGAACTCTGCACACAACAACAGGAACTAGACCACCTTAAAAATAAGGCAGACAATCTGCAAAGGCAGCTCTTGGAGGTAGAAGGACTTTCACAACAACTGAGTCAGGATGTAGCCTTCAAAGACAGGGAAGTTCAACACTTCAAGGTGGAGCTTGAACACAGGGAAGGAGAGATCCAGTCCCTTAAGGTCAGCCTTCAGTCTCTGGAGGAAAAGTCCAGTGAAATGCGTGACCTTCACCAGAAGGAAGTTGAAAAGCAGAGGCTTGCTATCGCAGAACTGAAGTTGCAACTTGCCGAAGCTGAGAAACTTATCTCAGAGAAAGTAAAATCTCTGGAAGATCTTGCCCAGCAGTTAAAGGATTTAAAGGAAGAGCTTTCCATCGAAAGGCAGAGAGCTGCTACCTTGGAAGTTAGTTTCAAGACTTCAAAAGAGGCCCATGAAGTCCAGGAACAGACTTTAAGGCTGGAGGTTACACAGCTACAGCAGGAGATTGATGGACATTTGAAGAAGTTGGAGGAGTCATTCAATGAGATTAATTCCCTCAAAGAAGAAATGTCTCGCCAACAGGATGTTGCACTCCAAAAAGAACGGGAGGTTTCTGTTTTAGCAGCACAAAACAAATCTCTGGAGGAAGACTTTGCTCAGCTTCAGAATAAACTAGCAGAGGCCACAACACTAGCTACAGAAAGGCAAATTGAATTACTCAGGCTTCAAGAGGAGGTTCAGCATCAAGAGAACCTCAGAGCAAAAGCTCAGGAACTTGAGGAGACTCAACGTAAAGAGCTTCAAAGAGAGGTAACTGAACTTCAAGCTAGAGTTCAGGAACTTGCCAGTCTTGCTtctgagagagaaatacagCTTGGTTCTCTTTGTGAAAAGATGAAAGAACAGGAAGACTACAACCAGAAACTCCTTCAAAAATCTGAGGAAGCTCTTCAGAAAGAACTCGAGAACGTTGTAGACTTGAAGGGGCAGCTTGAATCTGCCAAGAATCAGACTGCAGCTAAAAATGAACTTTTGGAGTCAACAGAAGAAAAGCTGAAACAAATGGAGCTCAGGTACCAACAGAAAGATACCCTTGCTAGTGAAGCTTGTCAAGCCAAGGAAGCTTTAGAGAGAACAGTGAATGAGCTTAGCTGTAAGCAGAAGCAAGATGTGGATAGGTACCAGCAAGATTTGGAGACCTTGAAAAAGGAGAAGGAACACCTGTGTTTGATGAACGAATCTCTCCAGAGTAAATGCCAGGCCTTGCAGGCAGAGAGCAAGGAGCAACAGGAGACATTAAATGCATTTAAGGCTGACCTGCAAAGCACACAAGATGGATTTGAGAGATCTCTAGAAGCtctgaagaaggagaaggagcaTCTCCAGGATAAATGTCAGAGCTTGCAGACTGAGAACAAGGGACAGCAGGAGGCTCTGAATACTCTGAAGGCTGATCTTCAGAAAACCCAAGAGGAATATCAGAAAGATTTAGACATCATGAAAAAAGAGAATGAACATCTCTCCTCAGTAAAGCAGTCTCTCCAGATTGACTGTCAGAACTTGCAGGCAGAGAACAACAATCAACATAAGGCCATGGACACTCTAAAGGCTGACCTCCAGAACACACAAAATGGGTTTCAGCAAGAGGTACAAACACTGAAGAAGGAACAGGAACATCTTTCCACAGTGAACCAGTCCCTTCAGACTGAGTGTCAGACCTTGCAGGCAGAGAACCAAAAACAACAGGAGATACTAAATGCACTAAAGGTGGATCTACAAAATGCCCAAGAGGGATACCAGCAAGAGTTAGGAACCTTGAAGAAAGAGAAGGACCATCTCACCTCAGTGAATCAGTCCCTTGAGGCTGAGTGTCAGGACTTACAGACAGAGAATAAGATAAAGCTGGAGGAATTAAATGTCCTAAAGGCTGACCTCCAGAACACACAAAAGGAGTATCAGCAGGAAATAGAATCAGTAAAGAACGAGAAGGAACATCTCTCTTCAGTGACCCAGTCCCTCCAGAATGAGTGCCAAACCTTGCAGGCAGAGAAAACTAGGCAAGAGGAGGAGTTAAATGCCCTCAAGGTTGACTTGCAAGAAAACAAAGATAAATACGAAAAAGATCTGGAGATCTTAACGAACGAGAAAGATCAGTTCTCTTCAGTGAACCAGTCCCTCCAAACTGAGTGCCAAGCCTTGAAACTAGACAACAAGGAACAGCAGGAGACACTAAATGCTCTCAAAGTAGACCTGCAGAATGTCCAAGATAGGTACAGTCAAGAGCTAGAAACTTTGAAGAAAGAACAGGAACATCTCTGTTCTGTGAACCAGACCCtccagagtgagtgtgagaacCTACAGGTAGAAAAAACAAGGCAACAGCAGGAGTTGAATGCCCTCAAGGCTGACCTGCAAGAAagcaaatataaatatgaaaataagcTGGAAACCTTGAGGAACGAGAAGGAACAGCTTGCCCTAGTGAACCAGAACCTCCAGAGTGAGTGCCAGAACTTGCAGGCAGTGAAAACTGGGCAAGGGCAAGAGCTGAATGCCCTCAAGGCTGATCTGCAAgaaggcaaaaataaatacGAAAAAGATCTGGAAACTTTGAGGAATGAGAAGGAACAGCTTGCCGTAGTCAACCAGAACCTCCATGCTGAGAAAACAGGACAACAGGAGAAGTTAAATACCCTCAGGACTGAACTGCAAGAGAGCCAAGACAAATTCCAAAAAGATTTGGAGACTTTAAAGAATGAGAAGATTCATCTTGCCTCAGTGAACCAGACCCTTCTTGAAGACCTTGAAGCAGCCCAGAAGGTGGGAGCAGAACTTGTCTCTGTCAAAGAAGTCGCTCAACAGCGAGAAATCGAGCTTGAAAATCAAGTCAAAGAACTGCAGGTAAAGATTAAAGAATTTTCATCACTTACTGATGAAAAAGAGATTGAGATACAAAATCTTCACTTGGAAGTAAAGCAGCAAGAAGCTTCAAGGCTCAGTGCTGAAGAATCTGAGAAGGCTCTAAGAGCTGAATTGGAGGCAAAGGTTGCTCACCTTCAAGTCCAGGTTGAAGAAGCCTGTAAGCTTGCATCTGGGAGAGAGTCTGAGCTGAGTCTGCTTCAAGATCAGTATCAGGAGTCTGAGAAGCAGAAGCAAGATGTCTGTCAGGCTAACAAAGTCTTGGAGGACACAGTTTCTGAGCTGCGCCTCAAGCAAAAACAAGAGATTGAGGAATACCTTCAGCAGCTGGAAGCCTTGGCAAAGGAGAAAGATGTCCTTACTACCACCCTCCAGGCTGAGAGAAAGGCACAACAGGAGGCTCTGGATGACTTACATAGTGGCTTGCAGCAAGAAGTGAAGACATTGACAAAAGAAAAGGAGCACTTGTCTTCAGTTTACCAGTCACTTCAGAGGGAGTGTGACGCCTCCCAGAGACTCGGAGCAGAGTTGGAGGCGAAGCTGAAAGGACGGACTGAATCGTTCCGGGCTTTGAAAGAGTCTCTTcaaaagaaagagaagcaaaACCAGGAACTACAGGAGCAACTCAAGGTGAAGACTGAAACGGTGGAGCACTACAAAGTACAG GTTGAAAAGGCGAAAACTCATTACAACGGTAAAAAGCAGCAACTTCTGGAGGAACAGGAAGCACGTCAGAGCCTTCAGTCTGCTTTGGAAAGCAGCGAGAGTGAGGCAAAGGCCTTGAAGGCTGAGCTCAAGCTGGTCTCCATGGAACTGGAGAATATCAAGGCATCAGAGAAGAGTTTGATGGTACAAATAAAGAGCCTGGAGACTCAG TTGAATTATGCAGATCGTCAGTTAAGAGAACAGAGGAAGCAGGGAGGTCAAAGTGTCCAGGTGAAACACAGAGTAATTCCCAGTGAAAATCACAGAAATCCTCAGAGTGGCAGCTCAGACAGTCTGGACCTCGACCTGGATGATTCTCTGAATGCTGATGG CAGTAAACAGTCAGTACCTGGTGAGTCCAGTACTCCTTTGGTCCGAAGTTCCGAGCGATTAGCAGCAAAACGGCGCGCTCAAGGTGAAGGCTCACTAGAGACCCTGTACTTCACTCCCATGATGCCAAGGGTCAAGAAACGTGAAGGTGCATCCCAGGATCACAAGCTAGAAAGCAGCATCACGTCACTCGGAGAGCTAACTCTGGATTCAGCGAGGAAGCTGAGCGCCTCAGCCCGGAGGCGACGCACCAcacaggtcatcaacatcactaTGACCAAG AAAACTCCTCTCAGTGGTGCGGCAGACGCAGACGAGTCTTTCTTCAGCCTGCACTCTGCCCAGTCACAGCCCAATCTGGCCTCACACAAATCTCGCCCCGTGTCTGCAGAGATCTTCGAGGATCCCAGTAAACTTCTCAGCCTTCCTGGGTATCGCCGTAGCAATGCACACGTCAGCGTTCCTCCACGAG